The following are encoded together in the Halomonas halophila genome:
- the uvrA gene encoding excinuclease ABC subunit UvrA, whose translation MDRILVRGARTHNLKQIDVELPRDKLIVVTGLSGSGKSSLAFDTLYAEGQRRYVESLSTYARQFLSMMEKPDVDHIEGLSPAISIEQKSTSHNPRSTVGTITEIYDYLRLLFARAGTPRCPEHGEDLEAQTISQMVDQVTALPEGSKLMLLAPVVSGRKGEHLQLLAELRAQGFVRAMVDGQVLELDDIAPLDKNKKHDISVVVDRIKVREGLEQRLAESFETALGLADGTALIHFMDGERDDIAFSSRFACPVCGYSISELEPRMFSFNNPAGACSSCDGLGVQQYFDPDKLISHPELSLAEGVIKGWDRRSVYYFNQLQAVADHYRFTLETPWQDLARHEREVILHGSGSDDIAFHYVNDRGRKVTREHPFEGVLPNMQRRYRETESSSVREELARHIAVQPCPSCHGSRLRKESRHVYIDDRTLPDVVRLPIGEGLSYFQALTLPGRKGEIAEKILNEIRARLEFLVNVGLDYLNLERSAETLSGGEAQRIRLASQIGAGLVGVMYILDEPSIGLHQRDNDRLLHTLEHLRDLGNTVIVVEHDEDAIRAADHVLDIGPGAGVHGGRVVAEGTPEQVMATPDSLTGQYLSGERRIEVPPWRIPGNPEKQVVLHGARGNNLQDVTLSLPLGLFVCVTGVSGSGKSTLINTTLMPIAARELNRATALSPAAHDRIEGLEHLDKVIDIDQSPIGRTPRSNPATYTGIFTPIRELFAGTQEARSRGYKPGRFSFNVKGGRCEACQGEGMIKVEMHFLPDIYVPCDVCKGKRYNRETLEVQYKGKSIDEVLEMTVEEALEFFSPVPAIARRLQTLMDVGLSYIRLGQSATTLSGGEAQRVKLARELAKRDTGKTLYILDEPTTGLHFEDIRQLLTVLHRLRDHGNTIVVIEHNLDVIKTADWLIDLGPEGGSGGGRIIAEGTPEQVARQEISHTGRFLQPLLERAAATSRDTTPA comes from the coding sequence ATGGACAGGATTCTGGTCAGGGGTGCCCGTACCCACAACCTCAAGCAGATCGACGTCGAGCTGCCCCGGGACAAGCTGATCGTGGTCACCGGGTTGTCGGGCTCCGGCAAGTCGTCGCTGGCCTTCGACACCCTCTACGCCGAGGGCCAACGGCGCTACGTGGAATCGCTCTCCACCTACGCCCGGCAGTTCCTGTCGATGATGGAGAAGCCCGATGTCGACCACATCGAGGGCCTGTCGCCGGCGATCTCCATCGAGCAGAAGTCGACCTCCCACAACCCGCGCTCCACCGTGGGCACCATCACCGAGATCTACGACTACCTGCGCCTGCTGTTCGCCCGCGCCGGCACGCCCCGCTGCCCGGAGCACGGCGAGGACCTCGAGGCCCAGACCATCTCGCAGATGGTCGACCAGGTGACGGCACTGCCGGAAGGCAGCAAGCTGATGCTGCTGGCCCCGGTGGTCAGCGGCCGCAAGGGCGAGCACCTGCAGCTGCTGGCCGAACTGCGCGCCCAGGGCTTCGTGCGCGCCATGGTCGACGGCCAGGTGCTCGAACTCGACGACATCGCCCCGCTCGACAAGAACAAGAAACACGACATCAGCGTGGTGGTGGACCGCATCAAGGTCCGCGAGGGCCTGGAACAGCGCCTGGCCGAGTCCTTCGAGACCGCCCTGGGGCTGGCCGACGGCACCGCGCTGATCCACTTCATGGACGGCGAGCGCGACGACATCGCCTTCTCGTCGCGCTTCGCCTGCCCGGTGTGCGGCTACTCGATCTCCGAGCTCGAGCCGCGGATGTTCTCGTTCAACAACCCGGCCGGCGCCTGCTCGAGCTGCGACGGCCTGGGCGTGCAGCAGTACTTCGATCCGGACAAGCTGATCAGCCATCCCGAGCTGTCGCTGGCCGAGGGAGTGATCAAGGGCTGGGACCGGCGCAGCGTCTACTACTTCAACCAGCTGCAGGCGGTGGCGGACCATTACCGCTTCACCCTGGAGACGCCCTGGCAGGACCTCGCCCGCCACGAGCGCGAGGTCATCCTGCACGGCAGCGGCAGCGACGACATCGCCTTCCACTACGTCAACGACCGTGGCCGCAAGGTCACCCGCGAGCACCCCTTCGAAGGCGTGCTGCCCAACATGCAGCGCCGCTATCGCGAGACCGAATCCAGCTCGGTGCGCGAGGAGCTGGCCCGTCACATCGCCGTGCAGCCCTGCCCGAGCTGCCACGGCTCGCGGCTGCGCAAGGAATCGCGCCACGTCTACATCGACGACCGGACCCTGCCCGACGTGGTGCGCCTGCCGATCGGCGAGGGACTGTCCTACTTCCAGGCCCTGACGCTGCCGGGCCGCAAGGGCGAGATCGCCGAGAAGATCCTCAACGAGATCCGCGCGCGCCTCGAGTTCCTGGTCAACGTCGGGCTCGACTACCTCAACCTCGAGCGTAGCGCCGAGACCCTGTCCGGCGGCGAGGCCCAGCGCATCCGCCTGGCCAGCCAGATCGGGGCCGGCCTGGTCGGGGTGATGTATATCCTCGACGAGCCCTCCATCGGCCTGCACCAGCGCGACAACGACCGCCTGCTCCATACCCTCGAGCACCTGCGCGACCTGGGCAACACCGTGATCGTGGTCGAGCACGACGAGGACGCCATCCGCGCCGCCGACCACGTGCTCGACATCGGCCCCGGCGCCGGCGTCCACGGCGGCCGGGTGGTGGCCGAGGGCACGCCGGAGCAGGTCATGGCCACGCCGGACTCGCTGACCGGCCAGTACCTGTCCGGCGAGAGGCGCATCGAGGTGCCGCCCTGGCGCATCCCCGGCAACCCGGAGAAGCAGGTGGTCCTGCACGGCGCCCGGGGCAACAACCTGCAGGACGTGACCCTGAGTCTGCCGCTGGGGCTGTTCGTGTGCGTGACCGGGGTCTCCGGTTCCGGCAAGTCGACGCTGATCAACACGACGCTGATGCCGATCGCCGCCCGCGAGCTGAATCGCGCCACGGCGCTGAGCCCGGCGGCCCACGACCGCATCGAGGGCCTCGAGCACCTGGACAAGGTGATCGATATCGACCAGAGCCCGATCGGGCGTACGCCGCGCTCCAATCCGGCCACCTACACCGGCATCTTCACGCCGATCCGCGAGCTGTTCGCCGGCACCCAGGAGGCACGCTCCCGCGGCTACAAGCCCGGGCGCTTCTCGTTCAACGTCAAGGGCGGGCGCTGCGAGGCCTGCCAGGGCGAGGGCATGATCAAGGTGGAGATGCACTTCCTGCCGGACATCTACGTGCCCTGCGACGTGTGCAAGGGCAAGCGCTACAACCGCGAAACCCTCGAGGTGCAGTACAAGGGCAAGAGCATCGACGAGGTGCTGGAGATGACCGTGGAGGAGGCGCTGGAGTTCTTCAGCCCGGTGCCGGCCATCGCCCGCCGCCTGCAGACGCTGATGGACGTGGGCCTGTCCTACATCCGCCTGGGCCAGAGCGCCACCACGCTGTCCGGTGGCGAGGCCCAGCGCGTCAAGCTGGCCCGGGAGCTGGCCAAGCGTGACACCGGCAAGACGCTCTACATCCTCGACGAGCCCACCACTGGCCTGCACTTCGAGGACATCCGCCAGCTGCTGACGGTGCTCCACCGGCTGCGTGACCACGGCAACACCATCGTGGTCATCGAGCACAACCTCGACGTGATCAAGACCGCCGACTGGCTGATCGACCTCGGCCCCGAGGGCGGCTCCGGCGGCGGGCGCATCATCGCCGAGGGCACCCCGGAACAGGTCGCGCGCCAGGAGATCTCCCACACCGGGCGCTTCCTCCAGCCGCTGCTGGAGCGGGCGGCGGCCACCTCGCGAGACACCACTCCCGCCTGA
- the rplQ gene encoding 50S ribosomal protein L17, which translates to MRHRKSGRHLNRTSSHRQAMFKNMSVSLVEHEVIKTTLPKAKELRRHIEPLITLAKQDSVANRRLAFSRTRSKEAVGKLFNELGPRYANRPGGYVRVLKCGFRTGDNAPMAYVELVDRPVVEDAAEE; encoded by the coding sequence ATGCGTCATCGTAAGAGTGGTCGTCATCTGAATCGCACCAGCTCGCACCGCCAGGCCATGTTCAAGAACATGAGCGTGTCGCTGGTCGAGCACGAGGTGATCAAGACAACCCTGCCCAAGGCCAAAGAGCTGCGTCGTCACATCGAGCCGCTCATCACCCTGGCCAAGCAGGACAGCGTCGCCAACCGTCGTCTGGCCTTCAGCCGCACCCGCTCCAAGGAAGCGGTCGGCAAGCTCTTCAACGAGCTGGGTCCGCGTTACGCCAATCGCCCGGGCGGTTACGTCCGTGTGCTCAAGTGCGGTTTCCGCACTGGCGACAACGCCCCCATGGCCTACGTCGAACTGGTCGACCGTCCGGTCGTCGAGGACGCCGCCGAGGAGTGA
- a CDS encoding DNA-directed RNA polymerase subunit alpha — protein sequence MQRSVTEFLRPRDIKVEEINAHHAKIVLEPFERGFGHTLGNALRRILLSSMPGCAVVEAEIAGVDHEYSAIEGVQEDVIEILLNLKDVAIKMHSRDEAVLSLNKQGPAIVTAGDIALDHDVEIVNPEHVIAHVNEGAELKMQLKVARGRGYEPADVRGEADDESRAIGRLQLDATFSPVRRVSYTVEAARVEQRTDLDKLILNLETDGTLDPEEAIRRSATILQEQLAAFVDLEADKEQEVEEEEDHIDPILLRPVDDLELTVRSANCLKAENIYYIGDLIQRTEVELLKTPNLGKKSLNEIKDVLAARGLSLGMRLENWPPASLKDDKASA from the coding sequence ATGCAGCGTTCAGTGACAGAGTTTCTCCGTCCTCGCGACATCAAGGTCGAAGAGATCAACGCGCACCACGCAAAGATCGTGCTCGAACCCTTCGAGCGTGGCTTCGGCCACACTCTGGGCAACGCTCTGCGTCGTATCCTGCTCTCGTCCATGCCCGGCTGTGCCGTGGTGGAGGCCGAGATCGCCGGTGTCGATCACGAGTACAGCGCGATCGAGGGCGTCCAGGAAGATGTCATCGAAATCCTCCTGAACCTCAAGGACGTGGCGATCAAGATGCACAGCCGCGACGAGGCGGTGCTCTCGCTGAACAAGCAGGGCCCGGCCATCGTGACCGCGGGTGACATCGCTCTCGACCACGACGTCGAGATCGTCAACCCCGAGCACGTCATCGCACACGTCAACGAGGGCGCCGAGCTGAAGATGCAGCTCAAGGTGGCCCGCGGCCGCGGCTACGAGCCGGCGGACGTCCGTGGCGAAGCCGACGACGAGTCTCGTGCCATCGGCCGTCTGCAGCTGGATGCGACCTTCAGCCCCGTGCGTCGGGTTTCCTACACCGTCGAGGCCGCGCGTGTCGAACAGCGCACCGACCTCGACAAGCTGATTCTCAATCTGGAAACCGACGGCACCCTGGATCCTGAAGAGGCGATCCGTCGCAGCGCGACTATCCTGCAAGAGCAGCTGGCCGCGTTCGTCGACCTGGAAGCCGACAAGGAACAGGAAGTGGAAGAGGAAGAGGATCACATCGATCCGATCCTGCTGCGCCCCGTAGACGATCTCGAGTTGACCGTCCGCAGCGCCAACTGCCTGAAGGCCGAGAACATCTACTACATCGGGGACCTGATCCAGCGCACCGAGGTGGAGCTGCTGAAGACCCCGAATCTCGGCAAGAAGTCCCTGAACGAGATCAAGGACGTGTTGGCCGCCCGTGGTCTGTCCCTGGGTATGCGGCTGGAAAATTGGCCGCCCGCTAGCCTGAAGGACGACAAGGCCTCCGCGTGA
- the rpsD gene encoding 30S ribosomal protein S4, giving the protein MARYIGPKCKLSRREGTDLFLKSGVTPFEKKCKSEQIPGVHGQRRQRISDYGLQLREKQKVRRMYGVLEKQFRNYYKEAARLKGATGELLLQLLESRLDNVVYRMGYGATRSEARQLVSHKAIAVNGKTVNVASYQVKPGDVVSVREKAKNQARIQNALSIAANRGDVAWVEVDAKKMEGTFKALPERGDLSADINEQLIVELYSK; this is encoded by the coding sequence ATGGCTCGTTATATTGGACCGAAGTGCAAACTGTCTCGTCGTGAAGGCACCGACCTCTTCCTGAAGAGCGGTGTCACTCCCTTCGAGAAGAAGTGCAAATCCGAGCAGATCCCGGGTGTGCACGGCCAGCGTCGTCAGCGGATTTCCGACTACGGCTTGCAGCTTCGCGAGAAGCAGAAAGTACGCCGCATGTACGGCGTGCTCGAGAAGCAGTTCCGCAACTACTACAAGGAAGCGGCCCGTCTGAAGGGCGCGACCGGTGAGCTGTTGCTGCAGCTTCTCGAATCCCGACTGGACAACGTCGTCTACCGCATGGGCTACGGCGCCACTCGCTCCGAGGCCCGCCAGCTGGTGAGCCACAAGGCGATCGCCGTCAACGGCAAGACCGTCAACGTGGCGTCCTACCAGGTCAAGCCCGGTGACGTGGTCTCCGTCCGCGAGAAGGCCAAGAACCAGGCGCGTATCCAGAACGCCCTGAGCATCGCCGCCAACCGTGGCGATGTCGCCTGGGTCGAGGTCGATGCCAAGAAGATGGAAGGCACTTTCAAGGCTCTGCCTGAACGCGGTGACCTGTCTGCCGACATCAATGAGCAACTGATCGTCGAGCTGTACTCGAAGTAA
- the rpsK gene encoding 30S ribosomal protein S11, translating into MANPRSNRKKVKKQVVDAVAHIHASFNNTIITITDRQGNALSWATAGGSGFRGSRKSTPFAAQVASERAATAAAEYGVKNVDVLVKGPGPGRESAVRALNAAGFRVQSITDATPIPHNGCRPPKKRRV; encoded by the coding sequence ATGGCTAACCCGCGTAGCAACCGTAAAAAGGTTAAAAAGCAGGTAGTGGATGCCGTCGCGCATATCCACGCCTCTTTTAACAACACGATCATTACGATCACAGACCGCCAGGGCAACGCCCTCTCCTGGGCGACTGCCGGTGGTTCGGGTTTTCGTGGTTCTCGCAAGAGCACCCCGTTCGCTGCTCAAGTGGCAAGCGAACGTGCAGCGACCGCTGCAGCCGAGTATGGTGTGAAAAACGTCGACGTGCTGGTCAAAGGCCCCGGTCCGGGCCGTGAATCCGCCGTGCGTGCACTGAATGCCGCCGGCTTCCGCGTGCAGAGCATCACCGACGCGACGCCCATTCCGCACAATGGCTGCCGTCCGCCGAAGAAACGCCGCGTTTAA
- the rpsM gene encoding 30S ribosomal protein S13, with protein sequence MARIAGVNIPDNKHAAISLTYIFGIGRTRAQEICVAAGIAPTTKIQELSSDEVDTLRSEVGKYTVEGDLRRDVTLNIKRLMDLGCYRGLRHRRGLPLKGQRTKTNARTRKGPRKPIRK encoded by the coding sequence ATGGCCCGTATTGCAGGCGTCAATATCCCGGACAACAAGCATGCGGCGATCTCGCTGACCTATATCTTCGGGATTGGCCGCACTCGCGCTCAGGAAATCTGTGTCGCGGCCGGCATTGCGCCGACCACCAAGATCCAGGAGCTGTCTTCTGACGAAGTCGACACCCTGCGTTCCGAAGTCGGTAAGTACACCGTTGAAGGCGATCTTCGTCGTGATGTGACGCTGAACATCAAGCGTCTCATGGACCTGGGTTGCTATCGTGGTCTGCGTCATCGTCGTGGTCTCCCGCTGAAGGGTCAGCGGACCAAGACCAATGCGCGCACCCGCAAGGGTCCGCGTAAGCCGATTCGCAAATAA
- the rpmJ gene encoding 50S ribosomal protein L36, whose protein sequence is MKVRASVKKMCRNCKIIRRNGAVRVICSEPRHKQRQG, encoded by the coding sequence ATGAAAGTTCGAGCTTCCGTGAAGAAAATGTGCCGTAACTGCAAGATCATTCGTCGCAATGGCGCCGTGCGCGTCATCTGCAGCGAGCCGCGGCACAAGCAGCGTCAGGGCTGA
- the secY gene encoding preprotein translocase subunit SecY, producing MAKSGNMPAMGSGLSELWARLRFVLLAIVVYRIGAHIPVPGINPDQLAALFREQQGTILGMFNMFSGGALERMSIFALGIMPYISASIIMQLLTAVSPQLEQLKKEGEAGRRKISQYTRYGTVLLALVQAIGMSVGLASQGIAYTADFSFYFTAVVTFVCGAVFMMWLGEQITEKGIGNGISLLIFAGIVAGLPGAVGQAFELARNEGAWNVLPLLALSLLGIATVAFVVFIERGQRRITVNYPRRQVGNKMYAGQSSYLPLKVNMAGVIPAIFASSILLFPASLGQWVGAGDGMEWLQRASQALGPGQPLYILLFAAAVVFFCFFYTALVFNPKDVADNLKKSGAFLPGIRPGEQTARYVDKVMTRLTLFGALYITAVSLMPQFLIVAWNVPFFFGGTSLLIVVVVIMDFMAQVQSHLMSHQYDSVMKKSNLKGYGSGGITR from the coding sequence ATGGCCAAGTCAGGAAACATGCCGGCGATGGGCAGCGGTCTGAGTGAACTCTGGGCGCGTCTGCGCTTCGTGCTCCTCGCCATCGTGGTCTACCGTATCGGTGCCCACATTCCCGTTCCCGGTATCAATCCTGACCAGCTTGCTGCCTTGTTCAGGGAGCAGCAGGGCACCATCCTGGGCATGTTCAACATGTTCTCGGGCGGTGCCCTGGAACGCATGAGCATCTTCGCGCTCGGCATCATGCCGTACATCTCCGCGTCGATCATCATGCAGCTGCTGACCGCCGTCTCGCCTCAGCTGGAGCAGCTGAAGAAGGAAGGCGAGGCCGGTCGTCGCAAGATCAGCCAGTACACCCGCTACGGCACCGTACTGCTGGCTCTGGTCCAGGCCATCGGCATGTCCGTGGGCCTGGCGAGCCAGGGTATCGCCTACACGGCCGACTTCAGCTTCTATTTCACCGCCGTCGTCACCTTTGTGTGCGGTGCGGTGTTCATGATGTGGCTGGGCGAGCAGATCACCGAGAAGGGCATCGGCAACGGCATCTCGCTGCTGATCTTCGCGGGGATCGTCGCCGGTCTGCCGGGGGCCGTGGGCCAGGCCTTCGAACTGGCCCGTAATGAAGGCGCATGGAACGTGCTGCCGCTGCTGGCCTTGTCCCTTCTGGGCATCGCCACCGTGGCCTTCGTGGTGTTCATCGAGCGCGGCCAACGCCGCATCACGGTGAACTATCCGCGTCGCCAGGTCGGCAACAAGATGTACGCCGGCCAGAGCAGCTACCTGCCGCTCAAGGTCAACATGGCGGGCGTGATTCCGGCGATCTTCGCCTCGAGCATCCTGCTGTTCCCGGCTTCGCTGGGTCAGTGGGTCGGTGCCGGGGACGGCATGGAGTGGCTGCAGCGTGCATCCCAGGCTCTTGGCCCGGGTCAGCCGCTGTACATCTTGCTTTTCGCGGCAGCGGTGGTATTCTTCTGCTTCTTTTACACAGCGCTGGTCTTCAATCCCAAGGACGTCGCCGACAACCTCAAGAAGTCGGGGGCCTTCCTTCCGGGCATCCGCCCCGGCGAGCAGACCGCTCGCTACGTCGACAAGGTCATGACCCGTCTGACCCTGTTCGGTGCCCTCTACATCACTGCTGTTTCCCTGATGCCCCAGTTCCTGATCGTGGCCTGGAACGTACCGTTCTTCTTCGGCGGTACTTCGTTGCTGATCGTGGTGGTGGTCATCATGGACTTCATGGCCCAGGTGCAGTCGCATCTCATGTCGCATCAGTACGATTCGGTGATGAAGAAGTCCAACCTGAAAGGCTACGGCAGCGGCGGCATCACGCGCTGA
- the rplO gene encoding 50S ribosomal protein L15 — MKLNSLSPAPGSKHAEKRVGRGIGSGLGKTGGRGHKGLKSRSGGSVKPGFEGGQMPLQRRLPKFGFTSAKSLVSQEVRLAELGRVEGDEVTLDTLKQANVLKDATQYAKVILSGELNKAVTVRGLKVTKGARAAIEAAGGKVED; from the coding sequence ATGAAACTCAATAGCCTGAGCCCGGCACCGGGCTCCAAGCACGCCGAAAAGCGCGTCGGTCGTGGCATCGGCTCCGGTCTGGGCAAGACCGGCGGTCGTGGCCACAAGGGCCTGAAGTCGCGCAGCGGCGGCAGCGTGAAGCCCGGCTTCGAAGGCGGTCAGATGCCGCTGCAGCGTCGTCTGCCGAAGTTCGGTTTCACTTCCGCGAAGTCGCTGGTCTCCCAGGAAGTCCGCCTGGCCGAACTCGGCCGGGTCGAGGGTGACGAAGTCACTCTGGACACCCTGAAGCAGGCCAACGTGCTGAAGGATGCCACCCAGTATGCCAAGGTGATCCTTTCCGGCGAACTGAACAAGGCGGTTACCGTCCGCGGCCTCAAGGTCACCAAGGGTGCCCGTGCCGCGATCGAAGCCGCCGGCGGTAAGGTAGAGGACTAA
- the rpmD gene encoding 50S ribosomal protein L30, with translation MAATIKVTQTRSTIGVLAKHKATMKGLGLRRIGHTVELEDTPAVRGMIHKVNYLVRVEGE, from the coding sequence ATGGCAGCTACGATCAAGGTTACCCAGACCCGCAGCACCATCGGCGTGCTGGCCAAGCACAAGGCCACCATGAAGGGCCTCGGCCTGCGTCGCATCGGTCACACGGTCGAACTGGAAGACACCCCTGCCGTTCGCGGCATGATCCACAAGGTCAACTACCTTGTGCGTGTTGAGGGAGAGTAA
- the rpsE gene encoding 30S ribosomal protein S5, protein MAKNEQQSGDLQEKLVQVNRVAKVVKGGRIFGFTALTVVGDGNGRVGFGRGKAREVPVAIQKAMDQARRNMVKVNLKGGTLQYAVKARHGASKVYMQPASEGTGIIAGGAMRSVLELAGVHDVLAKCYGSTNPVNVVRATVNGLTAQRSPEDVAAKRGLSVEAITG, encoded by the coding sequence ATGGCGAAGAACGAACAGCAAAGCGGCGATCTGCAGGAAAAGCTCGTGCAGGTCAACCGTGTCGCCAAGGTGGTCAAGGGTGGCCGGATCTTCGGCTTCACCGCCCTGACCGTCGTCGGCGACGGTAACGGTCGTGTTGGCTTCGGTCGTGGCAAGGCGCGTGAAGTGCCGGTCGCGATCCAGAAGGCCATGGACCAGGCGCGTCGCAACATGGTCAAGGTCAACCTGAAAGGTGGCACTCTGCAGTACGCCGTCAAGGCCCGTCACGGTGCCTCCAAGGTGTACATGCAGCCGGCTTCCGAAGGTACCGGTATCATCGCCGGCGGCGCCATGCGCTCCGTGCTCGAGCTGGCCGGCGTCCATGACGTCCTGGCCAAGTGCTACGGCTCCACCAATCCGGTGAACGTGGTGCGTGCGACCGTCAACGGTCTGACCGCCCAGCGCTCTCCGGAAGACGTGGCCGCCAAGCGCGGTCTGTCTGTCGAAGCGATCACGGGGTGA
- the rplR gene encoding 50S ribosomal protein L18: protein MNAKKESRLRRARRARAKIRELGVYRLCVNRTPRHIYAQIISPDGGKVLASASTLDKALREGATGNVDAATKVGALIAERAKQAGITQVAFDRAGFKYHGRVKALADAAREGGLEF from the coding sequence ATGAACGCGAAGAAAGAATCTCGTCTCCGTCGTGCCCGCCGCGCTCGCGCCAAGATCCGCGAGCTGGGCGTGTATCGCCTGTGCGTCAACCGTACCCCGCGCCACATCTACGCGCAGATCATCTCGCCGGATGGTGGCAAGGTCCTGGCCAGCGCTTCCACGCTGGACAAGGCCCTGCGCGAGGGTGCGACCGGTAACGTCGACGCCGCCACCAAGGTCGGCGCGCTGATTGCCGAACGGGCCAAACAGGCAGGCATCACCCAGGTGGCCTTCGACCGTGCCGGTTTCAAGTACCACGGTCGTGTCAAGGCCCTGGCCGACGCCGCTCGTGAAGGCGGCCTGGAATTCTAA
- the rplF gene encoding 50S ribosomal protein L6, translating to MSRVAKYPVKVPAGVELKLDGDQLSVKGSQGALSMTVHPDVAIAHEEGQVTFQPSESAKSWAMVGTTRALVQNLVTGVSEGFTKTLEINGVGYRAQAKGQTLNLTLGFSHPVDYELPEGVVAETPKNTTIVLKSADKQKLGQVAAEIRAYRPPEPYKGKGIRYGDEQVRRKEAKKK from the coding sequence ATGTCACGCGTAGCCAAATATCCGGTTAAAGTGCCCGCCGGCGTCGAGCTCAAGCTCGACGGCGACCAGCTGTCCGTCAAGGGCAGCCAGGGCGCGCTGTCCATGACCGTTCACCCCGACGTGGCGATCGCTCATGAGGAAGGTCAGGTGACCTTCCAGCCGAGCGAGTCCGCCAAGAGCTGGGCGATGGTCGGCACCACCCGTGCCCTGGTTCAGAACCTGGTCACCGGTGTTTCCGAGGGCTTCACCAAGACCCTCGAAATTAATGGCGTCGGTTATCGTGCCCAGGCCAAGGGCCAGACGCTGAACCTGACACTGGGCTTCTCACACCCGGTCGACTACGAACTGCCTGAAGGTGTCGTGGCGGAAACGCCGAAGAACACCACTATCGTGCTGAAGAGCGCGGACAAGCAGAAGCTCGGCCAGGTTGCCGCGGAAATTCGCGCTTACCGTCCGCCCGAGCCCTATAAGGGCAAGGGTATCCGGTACGGCGACGAACAAGTCCGCCGCAAAGAAGCCAAGAAGAAGTAA
- the rpsH gene encoding 30S ribosomal protein S8, with amino-acid sequence MSMQDTLADMFTRIRNAQMATKETVSMPSSKLKVEVARVLKEEGYVTDYAVSDEAKPSLTVTLKYFEGKPVIEHLQRASKPSLRSYKGKDSLPKVADGLGIAIVTTSNGVMTDRAARQAGVGGEVICTVF; translated from the coding sequence ATGAGCATGCAAGACACTCTGGCGGATATGTTCACCCGTATCCGCAATGCGCAGATGGCCACCAAGGAGACGGTTTCCATGCCGTCCTCCAAGCTCAAGGTCGAGGTGGCCCGCGTGCTGAAGGAAGAGGGTTATGTCACGGACTACGCCGTCAGCGACGAGGCCAAGCCGTCGCTGACCGTGACCCTCAAGTACTTCGAAGGCAAGCCGGTCATCGAACATCTGCAACGGGCTTCCAAGCCGTCTCTGCGCAGCTACAAGGGCAAGGACTCCCTGCCCAAGGTTGCCGATGGCCTGGGTATCGCGATCGTCACCACCTCCAATGGTGTGATGACCGACCGCGCGGCCCGTCAGGCCGGTGTCGGTGGTGAAGTCATCTGCACCGTATTCTAG
- the rpsN gene encoding 30S ribosomal protein S14: MAKKSMVEREAKRAELVEKYAAKRAELKAIIQDVNASDEERFEAQLKLQQLPRDSSPVRQRNRCRVTGRPHGYYNKFGLGRNKLREAAMRGDVPGLKKSSW, from the coding sequence ATGGCAAAGAAAAGCATGGTAGAGCGTGAGGCGAAGCGCGCCGAGCTGGTGGAGAAGTATGCCGCCAAGCGCGCCGAGCTCAAGGCGATCATCCAGGACGTGAACGCTTCTGACGAAGAGCGCTTCGAAGCGCAGCTCAAGCTGCAGCAGCTGCCGCGTGACTCCAGCCCGGTGCGCCAGCGCAACCGCTGCCGCGTCACTGGCCGTCCGCACGGCTACTACAACAAGTTCGGCCTCGGCCGCAACAAGCTGCGTGAAGCCGCCATGCGTGGCGATGTGCCCGGACTCAAGAAGTCCAGCTGGTAA
- the rplE gene encoding 50S ribosomal protein L5: MANLKERYQNEVMAKLQEQFSYANVMQVPRITKVTLNMGIGEATSDKKLIDNAIGDLEKLSGQKPLVTKARKSIAGFKVREGWPIGIKVTLRSERMWDFLDRLVNIAIPRVRDFRGLNPKSFDGRGNYSMGVREQIIFPEIEYDKIDRIRGLDVTITTTANTDEEGRALLSALNFPFKK, from the coding sequence ATGGCGAACTTGAAAGAACGTTATCAGAACGAGGTGATGGCTAAGCTGCAAGAGCAGTTCAGCTACGCCAACGTGATGCAGGTGCCCCGGATCACCAAGGTGACCCTGAACATGGGCATCGGCGAAGCGACCAGCGACAAGAAGCTGATCGACAACGCCATCGGTGACCTGGAGAAGCTCTCCGGTCAAAAGCCGCTGGTGACCAAGGCGCGCAAGTCCATCGCGGGCTTCAAGGTGCGTGAAGGCTGGCCGATCGGGATCAAGGTGACCCTGCGCTCCGAGCGCATGTGGGACTTCCTCGATCGCCTGGTGAATATCGCGATCCCCCGCGTTCGTGACTTCCGTGGTCTCAACCCGAAGTCCTTCGACGGTCGTGGCAACTATTCCATGGGGGTGCGTGAGCAGATCATCTTCCCGGAGATCGAGTATGATAAGATCGACCGGATCCGTGGTCTGGATGTCACCATCACCACCACCGCCAACACCGATGAAGAAGGTCGTGCGCTGCTGAGCGCATTGAACTTCCCGTTCAAGAAATAA